TGGATTCTCCCTTCTCTTTGAGCATTTAGGAGCATATGGGAGAGGATGTCAATTGCTAGTACAAAGATGTAGGGAGAAAGGGGGTCACCTTGTCTGAGACCCCTTTGAGGGATGAGCCTTCTATTGAGAAAACCATTCACCTTGTATCTATAAGAAACTCCTTTGATGAGTTTCATTATGAAGGCCACCCAGTTTGTGCTAAAGCCATAGTGATGTAGGGTTTTTTCTATGAAGTTCCACTCAAGCCTATCATACGCCTTACTCATGTCGAGTTTAATGGCCATATGATTTTCCTTACCTCTGTTGCTTTTGGTCAAGGTATGGAACACCTCATGAGCTATGATGATATTGTCTTGTATAAGCCTCCCCCCCCCAATAAAGGCGCTTTGATTTTGAGAGATAATCTCATCCATGTATCCCTTAAGTCTAGACACCACTATTTTACTGATGATTTTATATAAGAAGTTACAGCAGCTAATCGGTCTATACTGGACAACACTTTCTGGTAGTGGCACTTTTGGTATCAGGGCAACCACTGCCTCATTCACTTCCTCGGGAAGGTTACCAGTTTCAAAGAAAGTTCTGATAGCATTGCAGACCTCCGATTTGATAGTGTCCCAATGTGTTTTGTAGAATAAGCCATTGAGGCCATCAGGGCCTGGGGATTTTAAGCTGCCCAGGCTAAGCATAGCTGATTTGATTTCCTCATCAGTCACTGCACTGTTCAAATCCTCATTAATTTCCTCTGTTATGAGCCTTGGGACTCCATCAAAGCAAACATCCATATCTCCCACTGAAGTTGCGGTGAAGATACCCTGAAAATGATCTGTGATTGCCTGCATAATCTCTCCTTGGCCCTCAACCCAATTACCTGAATCATCCTTCAGCCTTTGCATCCTGTTCTTCTCCCGTCTTTGGATTGTTGTTGCATGGAagaattttgtatttttatccCCCCACTTAGCCCACTTGAGCCTGGATCTTTGCCCCCAATAAGTCTCCTCCTGTTTCCATAAGGCACCTATCTGTTTTCTGATATCATAAATTTACTGCCAGTTATCTGTACCTGAGTTGTTGTTTTGCAATGAGTTAAGTTTCTGTTTCAGTTCTGCAATTTCTTTTTCTGCATTCTTGAAAGTCTCCTTTTTCCATTTGGACAACCCTTTCTTACACGCTTTCATTCTTTGAATTATGTCCTTCCATTGGTCCTCTTGCAGCTGTGGTTCCTGCCAACCTGTAGTTACAACATTTTTACAGTCCTCATGGTCATTCCAAAAAGCCTCGTACTTGAATTGGCGCCCACTCTTAGTCTTAGGTGATGGTTCAAGGATGATGGGGGAATGGTTAGAGGAGATGGCAGGTAGTGCTACTGCAGTAGCATGCGGGTAAAAAGTCCTCCACTCCCAGTTGTAGAGAACTCTGTCCAGCTTGACCTTGGTTGTAAAACCCTgtctagggttgctcatccatgTGTAGTTGCATTTTTTCAAGGACATGTCCACCAAGCTTGCCTCATGAATGAAAGTACTAAACCTCTGTACACGCCAGGGTTGTACCGGTCTCATTGAAGTCACCAACACAAATCCATGGGGTGTTTGGTCGCTAATGTAGTCCAGCAACAGTATTCCACAGGTTATATCTTCTAGTTGGTGCAGGTTCACCATAAACAAAGGTGTAATCCCATAATTTAGCATCTTCTCTGTTGGTAATCACAGTGTGGATGTAGTTCTGAGCGTGTTCAACAATATCCACTGTTACTTCTGTATTCCAAAGCAGGCAAAGGCCCCCGGACAGTCCTTGGGGTTCCACATAGAAGAAGTTCTTGTATTTCAAGGTAAAAGCTAGCTGTTTAATCCTATTCCCTTTGGCCCTTGTTTCCATCAGGAAAAGGATGGACGGTTTGTACCTCAAAGACATGTCCTTGAGTTCTTTCTTTGTCGTAGCCCCGCCCAAGCCACGACAATTCCAGCTAAGGATATTCATGACCCCTTTGGGGGCATGCTTTGGCCCGCCTCCTCGGCCTTTGTAACCTTTGTGCTAGCTGCTAGTTGTTCAAACATAGGTGGTCCCATTAAGAGAAGCCTCTTCGGGGGACTTTGAGATTCATCTTGTGCTTCTTCATTAGTTGAATTGCTTTCTCTACTCCTTTTTAGGAACAGAGACTTGTGGAAGCCCGTAGCTAGTTGTTTTTCAATCCCTTCTGCAAAACATTGGGTACTGTTGctatcatcatcttcctcatctgGTAGTTCTACAAAGTAAGGTagatttttatcttttttccttctttcttctttgatgGTGCCCTTATTCTGACCTGTGCCCTTATGTGTGGTTCTTTTCCAAACAGGTTTGGCAGCAGAGCGTGTGTTGGGGGAATTAGCAGGGTGGATTTTGGGGCTCTGTTGCTGGCAGAAATTCTTTACTTTCCTGATATTATCCTGACTCAGAACCATGGATGGGTTTTTGACACCTAACCTGGTGGGGCTCAGATAGTCGACTGCAATGGTGTTTGTTCTGAGTCCTATGTCTTCTTGTACTAGCTCCAAGTCTTCTATGCGTTCTGGTCCAAGCCCAGGTTGCACCTTCCCAGTCGTTAGATCAATTCTTGTTAGAACTACATTTGGTGGGAACTGGCTGATAAATCGCCCCATTGGCCTATACTCTGTGCCTTTTGGAGTATTCTGTTCTTCTTCAAGGAGATCCCCGTTTGTGTTTGAGTTTGCTTCTGGTGAGGTGTTTTGAGGATCACTTTGGCTCTGGTTATCCTCCGCTTCCACTGCGGAGCGCCTctctgaggaatcttcttctggGTTCTCTGCTGGGTGAGTTCGTTGGGGGGGGGATGGAGGATTCTTGGCTGTTCATATCTGGTGTTGAGGCCCCCAGTGCTCCCAGATCAGAGAGTATCTTCTTCATTGTGGCATTTGGCGGTGGCTTTTGGCCGTTGAGGAAGTCCTGGACGTCTTTTTGAGCTTTCTCCCTATGTTCCCTTGTTTCCTGCACCATCTGGGTTGCCCTCGAAGATTCTGGTTGTGATCCCAACTTCCTCTTCCAGTAGAGGAGTTCACTGGAAGGGGGTTGGGTTGGTGGGTTGTACTCCCTTGGTTCCTGCTGGATGGTTTCCTGCCCTTGTGCTTTGCTGTGAAAGCCAGCTGCTAGGGAGGCAAGGGATCTAGCCACCGGAGTGCTGATTAGAGGATGGTATTTAGGTAGCTAGGGGTTGTAAGCGGACATAGCTCTTTCTGCCTTACAAACCTTCTGTTCATGGCCAATGATGCCACATTTATAGCACAAATCTTGTAGTTTCTCATACTTAATCATGACCCACACCTTAGGGAGGTTGGGCCTGGGAACCCAAAATTCGGTTGGTATGGGTTTTGTTATGTTGACCTCAACTCTTTCTCGTATGAAGGTTCGAAGTATTTGGCCATTAACCCATGAGTTTTCTATTTCCACAGGCTTTCCGATCAAGCAGGCAACTTTGGAGGCATTTGCTGTAGTCATCAGATCTAGGGGTAAGCCGTGCAACTGTATCCAAAAAGCAGCATAATCAAAGCAGACCTCAAGGAAGGAGATCTGTGGAACCCACTCTTTCAGGCTCAACAAGTGGCCCATAACACTCCAAGGACTTCCTTTAAGCGCTTTATCATAGGAGTGAACATCCTTAAAGTTGAAAAGGAACTTGTTTGCACCTAGATCTTGTATGAGGACACTTTCCTGGCAGCTCCAGGCTTTGAGGATGATGTTTTTTATGGCGTTTTTGTTGAGGATTTTTTCCGTCAGTACTTTCCCAACAAGAGTACATTTTTTAGTGTTAAGATCTAGGTTCTCCTCAGATTCTAGAGATATGGTAGCACCATCAATGGATGTTTCCATGGTATGGTTGATGTCTGGGTTTATAGGGGACTGTTCCATCGAGTAACTAGGGAGAGGTAATCTTAGTGAGAGAAGAGGTATCCTTTGGTGAAGGGAGGGGTATCCTTAGATGAAGGATCTTGGAAACAGAGTAAGGAAACTAAACTTAGTCAAGTTCCTTAAGTGAGCTCTCTTGAAAACTAAGAAGGAATACCCTTTGGTAAGAAAGAGACTCCCCGTAGTGGGAGGGAAAGCTCTTCCTAGGTGGTAGCTGGTGGTTTGCAAAACCCTTACAAAACCCTAGCACAACATCCTAGAAGAGAAGGTCAGTAGGGATTTGAACTTGTCTCTAGGCAGAGTCAAGTCAAAGCAATTAGgaatgttttcttttttgtccAATTACTATAGGAATGTGGCTGGAGAGATACTACTATAGGTCTAGGGTTCTTTTTTTTCATCAACTACTCTAGGGCTTTATTTATTTTGTCAAAAACTACTTTAGGGCTTGACTTTGTATTTTCTTGGGTTAACAAATGGTTGGATCGTAGGAGGGGGACAAAACTAGGAATAAATGGGCTTCTAGGTTGCTCAAAATCCTGCGATAGATAGATCCACCGGCCAAGAAAAATATGAAGTCATTTTCTctatatttgtttttgttttaattgtACTTTTGATCATTATGCGATTATGGGTCCcctatgatagctcaagtggtaggagctgggggacatatgggtGGGTAGGGGAGGTCCATGAATCAATTTCTGTTGGGTGCAATTTTTCTTCcgatgtacccaaaaaaaattatacgaTTCTGGACCAGTTGGGTGATGTCTGAGGGGTATAGGTTGATGTAGATAGTTTAAAAAAACACACTTCACCTTAACGTATAAGGCTCGATGTCTTAGGGGCTTAAGGACCGTAATGAGAGATCTCATCATTGGGCAACTCAACGTCATTATTTTATCAGGAAAACCTATCCTTTAATGTACTTTTAGACAATAAGTtttagggttaatcgtctacttggtccctgtctttgtctcgccgtctgaaattagcccctccccggaaaatttgtaAATCTGgatcctctcgtttgcaataagtctggagcaggtcctcgccggagcccggagctccggcgagtgatgaattggCTCGCTGATTGGGATAAAAACGCTGacgtggattttaaaaataaataaaaaataaaaaaataaaatagaattcagatttatttattaatccaattaactaaaaaaatctaattaacTATCTAACCCTAGTCTAATTCACAAAATCAATTTaccaaaatcaaaaaaaaaatattggtgaAGTTAAACACATCTGTGTTCCTGCTCCTCATCTCcatgttcatcatcttcatcttctccatcacatcatcttcttcctcatcacctccTTCAACAGATCCGTGTTCCTGCTCCAGCTTCTTCACCCGCAACCCACCCTCACTTCTTCCAAAAcagagcttctgaacccatcCCTCCCTCACCCGCGACCCACCCCTCCATCTGCTATGGCCATCCGTTTCCTGCGGTGCTGGATTTCTTCTTCCATGGTTTCTCTAACTGGGGCAGCTATGGTGGGGATTGGGGTTTTTTGTTTTCTGGAAATTGATTGTATTTCTGGATTTCTTCTTCCATGGTTTTTTGTattcccaattttttttttaccaaaggaaTGTTCCAGATCTGCATCCCTTCTGGTTGATTTGGGGGTTTAGGTTCGTGGCATAAGATGATGGCTGGGCGAAGGGAAATGGTGATGCGAGAGGGAGATCGAAGCAGTATGGGTAAAAATTGAAACTTGAGCAAGATCTGAAcctttctctctcgatctcctTTCTGCGCCTCTCCCTtcttcatctctctctctctctccctctctcgaTCTTCTTTGGACTACAAGGTTGCAGGAAGAGGAACTATGGCTGGATTCCACAGTTGAACAATTTCTCTGGTTTGATGGTGTTATTTTACGGTGAGGGATTCTGGGTTGAGTTTTTGGGATTTGGGTCTTGATTCTGGGTTTAAGTTGCAGGTTGGGTTGAGATGAAACTATTGACTTGCTAGGTTTGTAGAAaaagttgaagatgaagattggggttttggaAGAGGTGGACACTTGCtaagatggagaaaatttgtTTCAGAAAAGAATTGATGAGAAATggtagaagatgatgatgaagaacgtAGAAAGTTTGTTTTTGTGAAAAGATTgttgtgatttttattttttacttaataagtttaattttaattaatttgggtttttaatttaattttctgatgtttaatttattttttatttatttttaaaatccacgtCAGCGTTTTTATCCCAATCAGCGAGCCAAttcatcactcgtcggagctccgggctccggcgaggacctgctccagacttattgcaaatgagaggacccagatttgcaaattttccggggagggactaatttcagacggcgagacaaagacagggaccaagtagacgattaaccctaaGTTTTATAAAGGAGTATTTATTATGGTTGAACATGTTAAAGACATGATCATCACTACATAACACTTGTAGTCATGTGGTGATGACCGGTTATATGACAGTTTTAGTTATGTTGTATATGTAAGGCAAAGGGAACTTTGGAAAAAGAGGTCTAGTTAAAATTAATCAGGTTGAGTTTAGAATTCTCAGTGATCAATATTCTAAATTTGGTCATCACTATTCGCTCTGTGAACAGATTCCTACTAATATATGTTGCTCTTTAGAGAATTAAAGAGAAGGAAAATGTAAAAATCttagaagaggaagaggaagagatagCTACTCACCCCATCGTGGGATGGACTCCCTACCTTGCGGGAACTTTTTTTACTCATTTTAGTGGAATTTGTCTCCCTCCACAACAAGAgttaatttttcttcttttaggtAGAATTTCTCTATGTTTCCATCTTCCATGTCCCCCTTTCCTCTTGCTTTCACATTTCAATTTTTGATAAAACAATTACTGATTCCTCAAACTTCAATTTTTgaaactcaatttttttttaacttaatttatCCATCAGTAAAACAAAACAGACCATTTTTTATTCTTGCTAATTATCTCTAAATTATCAAACAATGTCAATAACTTTATTCCAAGTGTAAAGTGGCCATTTTTAACTATCACAAAGTGAGATTCCCAAAAAAGAGCTCAAGTAGCAAGGGTTGAGATGATATATGGGTTGGGAAGGAAAATGTCTAGGGATGGATAATTGGATATGGTCCTTGAGAAAGTGATTCAAGCTATTCCCAGTTAGAATTCAGAAAAGCACAAACTGGTGTCCAGAAAATATGAAAAGCAAAATGACAAGTCGGTCTCAGATAATCACGTTTGAGGTGCAGGAATCACGTGATCAACTGATGCTCCATTTCAAATGGTTTTGCCTTTATCTGACACCCAATGCACGCTTCCAAGTCCCTGAATTCACTATATAACACCACCCCACTCACTCAGATTATTGCAAAGCAAAACATGAAGAGGAAATCATCACTTTCACTTGGGCTATTCTTCTTGCTCCTCATTGCCTTTGCTTCTCGTAAGAATATTATTCCATACATATTCACTACTTGCTTACATAATTAATGTTGATCTTTGCTGATTCATTAATTAACTTTTATAAATAATGCATGCATAAGGGGTCGTGCAAACAGAGGCTAGGGTGTGTCAATCACAGAGCCACAGGTTCAGGGGTGGATGCTGGGGTGACCACAACTGTGCGCTAGTATGCAGGAACGAAGGTTTCTCCGGCGGCAGATGCCGTGGCTTCCGCCGCCGCTGCTTCTGCACCAGGCTTTGTAACTGAAACCACAACTAGTTACACTGTTTTTATGGAATCAGAGACGAACTAAATAAATTGTACTTCTCATTCCTCAAC
This is a stretch of genomic DNA from Lotus japonicus ecotype B-129 chromosome 1, LjGifu_v1.2. It encodes these proteins:
- the LOC130732074 gene encoding defensin-like protein; this encodes MHASKSLNSLYNTTPLTQIIAKQNMKRKSSLSLGLFFLLLIAFASRVVQTEARVCQSQSHRFRGGCWGDHNCALVCRNEGFSGGRCRGFRRRCFCTRLCN